The DNA segment ATTATGGTTAATGAAACCAACAGCAACTACAGGATCTTTGCATCTGTGTGGTTTAACATGGGAATCCTTGAAGTTATTATCAGTAAATCTAGTGAGCTTTCACAGGCTACGATGTTTATAATCATCTCCAGTGCAAGCAAAGGAAATCCTGAACTGACATGAATTTCAGAGATTTTGCATAATAAGGCATAAAACCTGAAGGAGTTTTCAATGGAATAAAAAGCCATTATTACTGTTTAGCCCTAAAGAAATCATAACTTCCTCACATAAAACTTCAAAATTAAATGGATGCTTCAGAAGTTTATTACTGACATTTGAGCTTTTACTTTGCTCAGATACGGTTTTTATAGTCATAGAcaagtacagcaaagaaacaggcccttcggcccatctagtccatgctaaaaccatttaaactgcctactcccattggcctgcaccaggaccatgtAGTGCATAACACTTCAACATTTAGTTATGAATTACTTCTTCGCTTCCTGAAGTATATTGGCAGCTCAGCCAGTTTGACAATATCACGGATGCTGGGGAACTGACACCAGACAGCATCAGGAGTTGGAAAAAGGACAAGACTCTCTAGAAACCTCTAGAGCTTTGCAGGAAGGTTTTGCAGGAAGCTTTGCATGAATGTGCCTGTGAAATTCAGAGTGTTATGTCTCTGCACGTATCAACAGTGCTTGGGTGAAGATGActgagagcttcaggttcccaGGGGTAAATGCCACCAACAGTTTATCCTGGTCTAAACAGGTAGCCCCTTTggtctacttcctcagaaggttaAGGGGAATTCGGACTGAGCCTCACTTATGTGTCTAGGCGCACCATACACAGCATCCCAACTGGATGCCTCACGGCTTAGTCAGACACCTGCTCTCCCCAAGACCACGAGGAAATGCGGAGagctgtgaacacagcccagtctatcatggagACTAGCCCAGCCCCCTCCACTGACTCCAtctgcacttcctgctgcctcaggaaagcaggcaatataatcaaagatctcccccgGTCCACTCATTGTTTCTTCTCTTCCTTCCCACCCCGGGGCACAAGATTCAAAAATCTTGGcagcaccaggctcaaagacgGCTGTACGATAAAAAACCCCCCTCACCTGTCAATCTACCTCGTCATGGAGCTTGCAGCTTACGGTCTGTAACTACACcacaatcaaaatcaggtttaatatcaccggcttatgtcctgaaatttgttgttatgtggcagcagttcattgcaatacataataataaaaactgtatatTACAGAAGAACTACATATATATgacggtgttagaactgtcaggttcaatCACACCgcagtgacagctgccagttatctgaaagtgggggaaaagttttcagtgtgtcttctctggctaggaggcctgtcccctaaaaccctcactaatttttatagatgcaccgtagaaagcattcttctagggtgcatcacaacctggtacggaagttgtcctgtccaagactgaaagaagctgcagaagatcgtgaacatggcgcagcacatcacacaaaccaaccttctgtccgtggactcactttacaccgcacgctgtcggagcagtgctgccagggtaatcaaggacacgacccacccagccaacacacttttcacccctcttccctccgggagaaggctcaggagcttgaagacttgtacggccagatttgggaacagcttctttgcaactgtgataagactgctgaatggatcctgacccggatctgagccgtaccctccaaatatccggacctgcctctccgttgttttgcattaccttactttgcatttttctgttttctatttatgacttataatttaagtttttaatatttactaaattttactatttttaatatatttaatatttgtaatccagggagtgggaagcgcagaatcaaatatcactgtgatgattgtacattctactaCCAATTGTtaggcgacaataaagtatgaagtgtaAGTATGAAGTATAGGAGGGCAGCTAGATTGCtcgcagtgccagggggatcatctcaggggatcagcccctccctcagttgttcagttGATCAGAGAAGTGtcaggaaacttagtggaggcccagtgggggaacggcttggggtctctgtgGGAGCGCGCTCCCAGCAACGTACCaaggaacttccgaaaggaaaagatcctattcctgaaggcttagagggaccacgccccagtGTGTCGTTATggatagatggaagctatgctaaagccatcctcaacattggggcgcaggtcaagttgttgtacagttcgttttacaaccagtgtctgaagcatttacccttgacaatcgcaagggcactggagatttggggtaccagtgccagtaattatccagaagacgatgattggttagtgACCCTGGAGATCATGGGGGCATCGTCTGGGCACCCAGAGTTCCGAGCTgtttctgaggacgtgtgtagcagcctcgggccggtaccgaatttaaacaagACCCGATTGTGGTACGGCCCgggggaagtatctgagggtgagaccctcttagcaGACACTCCGAAATACCATGAAGGAGGGGAGTTGACCActgaagacacctcggtgagagagagATCGCGGCGACTGGACCCTGTAGCCGTGGAATACGtaggtggcgtgtgtgtgtgtggattataggactctcaacaggcgcactgtcattgaccagaatacGGCCCCGACAGCCGAAGACGCTATGGTCTGTTTGTACGGTGCGACGTGGTTTAacgtgctggatctgaggagtggatgttgccagatcccgatgagtgaggccgatgAGGAGAAGACGGCTGTTAttggttccctaggattcttttGATCCGAAAAGCtgccccagggcatatctggAGCCCTTGcaaccttcccgcggggcatgacgAAGACCGGGGGGGATATGCAGGTGTTTAgagagttttggcgtatgtggatgactgcCTAGAGTTTGGATTCTCCCTTAGGGGACTATGATGCGAGGCGAGTGGCGAAGCCCGGGCGACAAAGAGTTAAAGAATTAAAACTTTCTTTGGACGAGTGCCAGGTCTAGAGGAAGAGGCAGTTTGGGGAAAAGCGACCGAAGCAAAGTGTAAAATGTGGAGTAGTTTTTGACTGGCAGAGTTTGGTGCAATCTGAGAAAAATGACCCAACAttccagttgaacttcctggtgttggaacatgcggtggtggacctggggatggaaacccaggtcgtcaatcggAATGAGAcactggggagagaggggatttgcaccactGAACTGAGCGCTCAGacatgcaggctggagactgagtgCTGCACTTTTGGAACAAACTTTGAAGACTTAGAGTCCATGCTCGTCAATGTGGAGACGGAGAACCGGAATCTCATGCAGAAACAGTGGCTacttactgatgaattaatccagaaaagattggaagacttaccaGGTGGGGAAGACGAAGGAAGCtgtctgactaaggccaacagaaaaccgagagcccggAGAGGGGAGCTTGACTACACTTCCGAGGAGGTGAAGCAATCAAGGGCAGATCGCAGAAAAGGGAAGTGGATGCTTGAAGAGAACCTGAAGATGACCATCGACTGTTTaagtgaagtggaaaaactgaaagttgaccaggaagacgtcatcaggaagaaaaaactggaggctgaacaccctttaactgctgcttttccgGACGGGGGgaagaacctggtggtgtaattgcgtcccaggttgagatggccaagaagcatgagtcagaactgctgagactggggcgagagttggaggagtcCAAGAAGAAGCAGTCGTCTCAATTACAGGAAgctgaagaggctgcagaagcagTCCAGGCCAaatgcttcagtttggagaaaatcacacAGCAGCTACCGATTGAGGAAATGAGGAATAATACGGATTCAAAGGATGGTGTGCTGGACATGTGGCACATGCtgtctttcgctaacttccccttgatCAAGGAAGAGacatttggcccttctcccactgagtcaggtgtagtggggagggctagctgtgggcagcctgggttacagcaggaccaggaaggaaaagaagtggggccccggacacgggacagggggctccgagttgcagtggAGCCATGAGTGAGagtttgagagaggagttggcaagcagacccgaggtatccccagtagtgtccgagccttaagggtttaggtgaggggataTGGAGGTcttggaggattaggaaactcccagataggttggcctatgtagcgcccgtgggacaGGCGTAAGGtacactgtttggggagcaatgtcactgttcgtacctggattgggtttttgtgtctgcaggaatggtcggcgagttatttagaagtcatgaggacatgactttatttggtggggggagagtgtaagaggtttcttcttttacgttactgtgtaggctaattaaaatggcttctttgttatgttataattaaaagggCTTCTTTCTTATGTTAACTggtgagaaagttctctcgctagcagcttgtttgggttatattactgataatagagcaaatgaaccaattgagatagatgttattctttcttgtgtgtctgtaagctattgtgatgcgcaggtttttgggcagaaggcgcgatggggagagagagagcggacGCGGTGCACCTGTGAACTGGcgaacggggtcagaccccgaggtccagggtcttcggcgaggagaggagaccaAGACAGACTTGtttggagtgtctggtcgaccaccgtggttggtcccagacggcgggtcgaggtggtcagaggggatcgaatgggggagagaggatcgttactagagctccaactgtttgtgcaccaagagattgaactttggtaagtatggcgccttttattttccttttatagttTATCTctgttaattatatagttccagtaatatctataaattgtaatcaattAATTGTATACGGTGTTTTGTCTGTAATTTAGCGGGGTGGGgtacaatcacacagcatccacacaaactttattacccagtttggcggggccgagggctgcttTCCCTAGACAGCGAGTTCAGCGAGCCTGAGGCACCCCAGGGGGGCTACATATATATCAATATATTTTGAAAAGTTGTTAAGTAAGTCGAGCAAAAAGAGAATAAAGAGaggaaaaggtagtgaggtagtgttcacgggttcaatgtccatttagaaatctgatggcagaggggaagaagctgttcctgaattgctgagtgtcagaatcagaatcagaatcaggtttattatcaccggcatgtgacatgaaatttattaacttagcagcagcagtcaatctagcagagagagagaaaaaaataataaataaaataaaacataataataaataaacaagtaaatcaattacatatattgaatagattttttaaaaaatgtgcaaaaaacataaatactgtatattaaaaaaagtgtccaagggttcaatatccatttaggaatcggatagcagaggggaagaagctgttcctgaatcactgagtgtgtgccttcaggcttctgcacctcctacctgatggtaacagtgagaaaaggacatgccctgggtgctggaagtccttaataatggatgctgcctttctgagacaccgctccctaaagatgttctgggtacttttgtaggctagtgtccaagatgaagctgactagatttacaaccttctgcagcttctttcggtcctgtgcagtagcccctccataccagacagtgactcagcctgtcagaatgctctccacagtaccactatagaagtttctgagtgtacttgttgacatgccaaatcccttcaaactcctaatgaagtatagtctctgtcttgccttctatataactacattgatatgttgggaccaggttagatcctcagagatcttgacacccaggaacttgaagctgctcactctctccacttctgatccctctatgaagattggtatgtgttccttcgtcttacccttcctgaagtccccaatcagttctttcgtcttactgacgttgagtgccaggttgttactacggcaccattccactagttgacatatctcactcctgtacgccctctcgtcaccacctgagattctaccaacaatggttgtattgtcaacaaattcatagatggtatttgatccatgcctagccacacagtcatatgcatagaga comes from the Mobula hypostoma chromosome 14, sMobHyp1.1, whole genome shotgun sequence genome and includes:
- the LOC134356573 gene encoding uncharacterized protein LOC134356573, with the translated sequence MEDNRKFSSQGLVAKAPAQRVHWESRRPNACEAECGRKPKHLEESHAVTGRGLGRELEESKKKQSSQLQEAEEAAEAVQAKCFSLEKITQQLPIEDLMLTGEKVLSLAACLGYITDNRANEPIEIDVILSCVSVSYCDAQVFGQKARWGERERTRCTCELANGVRPRGPGSSARRGDQDRLVWSVWSTTVVGPRRRVEVVRGDRMGERGSLLELQLFVHQEIELCDQGD